The following are encoded in a window of Halosolutus halophilus genomic DNA:
- a CDS encoding polysaccharide deacetylase family protein — MTNRNRRSFVTTVAATGTLGLAGCLSSLRDWRGGDGEPTAADSPASGDGEPGGSDLPDLPGESIDDFETLDEWVAMIDAGELEAATDDPYGGSQSARLTADAETEYAAVYTTRSDGLDLREKNLSLAVSFTGREQLHLTLELFAPNSRNVHALRRTLTGPTDRWVRVDFGTSRIDTQPDLADVREIRLAVRRRGDLSGPIECRVDDLRAVDRPETGKVLLLFDGTLESHYTTALEHLNEYGYAGVEAVIPEAVGESGRLALDELDALADAGWDMAARPRTGAQFLHEYTPEEQEGMIRRTKAFLENRGYEAGAKHFVTPRNVLGSDSLDLVREYHEQAFRFGGGPNALPLTDPHNVGFFSGDAGQETKSYVDYAAEYGQLAVLHFEYVGEDGMSERAFADLLEHVDAAGVEVVTATDLLEDA; from the coding sequence ATGACGAACCGAAATCGACGATCGTTCGTAACCACGGTTGCAGCGACCGGAACACTCGGGCTCGCCGGGTGCCTCTCGAGCCTGCGCGACTGGCGCGGCGGGGACGGCGAGCCGACGGCCGCGGACTCGCCCGCGAGCGGTGACGGCGAGCCCGGTGGAAGCGACCTGCCGGATCTGCCCGGGGAGTCGATCGACGACTTCGAGACCCTCGACGAGTGGGTGGCGATGATCGACGCCGGGGAACTCGAGGCCGCGACGGACGATCCGTACGGGGGGTCACAGTCGGCTCGCCTGACGGCCGACGCGGAGACCGAGTACGCGGCCGTGTACACGACGCGATCCGACGGACTGGACCTGCGCGAAAAGAACCTCTCGCTCGCGGTCTCGTTCACCGGGCGCGAACAGCTCCACCTCACGCTCGAGTTGTTCGCGCCGAACTCGCGTAACGTTCACGCCCTGCGTCGTACGCTCACGGGACCGACCGATCGATGGGTGCGCGTCGACTTCGGTACCAGCCGGATCGACACCCAGCCCGATCTCGCCGACGTGCGGGAAATTCGGCTGGCGGTCCGCCGCCGCGGCGATCTGTCCGGCCCGATCGAGTGTCGGGTGGACGACCTCCGGGCGGTCGATCGACCCGAGACGGGCAAGGTCCTGTTGCTGTTCGACGGGACCCTCGAGAGCCACTACACGACCGCCCTCGAACACCTGAACGAGTACGGGTACGCGGGCGTCGAGGCCGTCATTCCCGAAGCCGTCGGCGAGAGCGGTCGGCTCGCACTCGACGAACTCGACGCGCTGGCCGACGCCGGCTGGGATATGGCGGCCCGGCCGCGTACCGGGGCCCAGTTCCTCCACGAGTACACGCCCGAAGAACAGGAGGGGATGATCCGGCGGACGAAGGCGTTTCTCGAGAACCGGGGCTACGAGGCGGGCGCGAAGCACTTCGTCACCCCGCGGAACGTGCTCGGATCGGACAGCCTCGACCTCGTCAGGGAGTACCACGAGCAAGCGTTCCGGTTCGGCGGCGGGCCGAACGCCCTGCCGCTCACGGATCCGCACAACGTCGGGTTCTTCTCCGGCGACGCCGGCCAGGAGACGAAGTCGTACGTCGACTACGCTGCCGAGTACGGCCAACTCGCGGTTTTGCACTTCGAGTACGTCGGCGAAGATGGCATGAGCGAGCGGGCGTTCGCGGATCTGCTCGAGCACGTCGACGCCGCCGGCGTCGAGGTCGTCACCGCGACGGACCTGCTGGAGGACGCATGA
- a CDS encoding polysaccharide deacetylase family protein: MTAQRTTRRRFLALSGAAGITGMAGCTDQLRSASDRIGGGSPDDNSNESGPAALVDGVPPLETEYDSRERFRQPGTQLDDFGDLDAWEVVQGSGEADEDVVFDGDQSFKLQSNGSQNVFAERDLSDEDLTETDLSFAVRTTTPQHITINLRVVDQFGSAKVYSLREITYRSPDVGWFRSSPGVFQQSEYEPAMDTLDRLEIQVLHSMPEAEVWIDDLRTHERPETGYVMLSWDDGTRDYYETAASLHDEYGFRTVQAPIPRWVEQGRDGIMSISELQERQDEGDQIVVHGTHDPIAELDDEDAIEARLRQDKQWFIDNEFEGANYIVYPHNSYDRTSLDYKTDYYHCGGFNQAGNVNTTSVYGFDPLVLPRTIGHDLDISKRCVDLAAANNQCTILNFHTFEANNTMPEDDYEALLEHIDEADVEVITFDDLWKMRTANH; the protein is encoded by the coding sequence ATGACAGCGCAACGTACGACGCGGCGACGGTTCCTCGCACTGTCGGGTGCGGCCGGCATCACCGGGATGGCTGGCTGTACCGATCAACTCCGGTCGGCGTCCGACCGCATCGGCGGGGGGTCCCCGGACGATAATTCGAACGAATCGGGGCCCGCGGCACTCGTCGACGGCGTCCCGCCGCTCGAAACCGAATACGATAGCCGAGAGCGGTTTCGCCAACCGGGAACGCAACTGGACGACTTCGGCGACCTCGACGCCTGGGAGGTCGTCCAGGGATCGGGCGAGGCGGACGAGGACGTCGTCTTCGACGGCGACCAGAGCTTCAAACTCCAGTCGAACGGCAGCCAGAACGTCTTCGCAGAACGGGATCTCTCGGACGAAGATCTGACGGAGACGGATCTGTCGTTCGCAGTCCGAACGACGACGCCACAGCACATAACGATCAATCTGCGGGTCGTCGACCAGTTCGGCAGCGCGAAAGTGTACTCGCTCCGGGAGATCACGTACCGGTCGCCCGACGTCGGCTGGTTTCGATCGAGTCCCGGAGTGTTCCAGCAGAGCGAGTACGAACCCGCGATGGACACCCTCGATCGGCTCGAGATCCAGGTGCTTCACTCCATGCCGGAGGCGGAGGTCTGGATCGACGATCTGCGGACCCACGAGCGGCCGGAGACGGGCTACGTCATGTTGAGCTGGGACGACGGGACCCGCGACTACTACGAGACGGCCGCGTCGCTCCACGACGAGTACGGGTTCCGGACGGTTCAGGCGCCGATTCCGCGGTGGGTCGAACAGGGTCGAGACGGGATCATGTCGATCTCGGAGTTACAGGAGCGACAGGACGAGGGCGACCAGATCGTCGTCCACGGTACGCACGACCCCATCGCCGAACTCGACGACGAAGACGCGATCGAGGCGCGACTCAGACAGGACAAGCAGTGGTTCATCGACAACGAGTTCGAGGGGGCGAACTACATCGTCTATCCTCACAACAGCTACGACAGGACGAGTCTCGACTACAAGACCGATTACTACCACTGTGGCGGATTCAACCAGGCCGGCAACGTCAACACCACGAGCGTCTACGGATTCGATCCGCTGGTCCTCCCGCGGACGATCGGCCACGACCTCGATATCTCGAAACGGTGTGTCGACCTCGCCGCGGCCAACAACCAGTGTACGATCCTGAACTTCCACACGTTCGAGGCGAATAACACGATGCCGGAAGACGACTACGAGGCGTTACTCGAACACATCGACGAGGCCGACGTCGAAGTCATCACGTTCGACGACCTCTGGAAGATGCGGACGGCCAACCACTGA
- a CDS encoding PKD domain-containing protein: MGRDRLSRRTALTLTASSALTTVGVARTDDGTADTADDNVSRDSFVVREGTDQETTAYVTTADADGPTVVVVGGLHGNEIAGYVAAGEIADWPIDAGRLVTIPEANAVAIDRGTRTDDEGVDLNRQFPEGSEPAMDLARAIWGVLTEYDADVVVDLHESTGIYAGDPVDGVGQAIFHSEGDAVAETAADAIDYTNRNYVDDPALSFQRGPFSGPDSEPNGLLVHKAARDLGADSYLVETLSTDVDLGTRVQWHSVITERLVRDELFPDGVPENDHVPEDTVDEEPSEEYPDEEPDEPENLADDSPDETDRESPIARINTVPTWAPGLDLEPGRTITLDASCSCAPDGELVCYEWRIGQDGSFDETGETIDVTIGANGDHPIVLRVTDDAGLTDTAEITLSTD; this comes from the coding sequence ATGGGACGTGATAGACTCTCACGACGGACCGCGTTGACTCTCACAGCCAGTTCTGCGCTCACGACCGTCGGCGTCGCTCGAACGGACGACGGGACGGCGGACACGGCCGACGACAACGTTTCTCGCGACTCGTTCGTCGTTCGCGAGGGAACGGACCAAGAGACCACGGCGTACGTAACGACCGCGGACGCGGACGGACCCACCGTCGTCGTCGTCGGCGGCCTCCACGGGAACGAGATCGCGGGCTACGTGGCCGCCGGCGAAATCGCCGACTGGCCGATCGACGCCGGTCGACTCGTCACGATCCCCGAAGCGAACGCCGTCGCGATCGATCGAGGGACCAGGACCGACGACGAGGGCGTCGATCTCAATCGGCAGTTCCCCGAGGGCAGCGAGCCAGCGATGGACCTCGCACGGGCGATCTGGGGCGTTCTTACCGAGTACGACGCCGACGTGGTCGTCGATCTCCACGAGTCGACCGGTATCTACGCGGGCGATCCCGTCGACGGCGTCGGACAGGCGATCTTCCACTCGGAGGGCGACGCGGTCGCCGAAACGGCCGCGGACGCGATCGACTACACGAACCGCAACTACGTGGACGATCCCGCCCTCTCGTTCCAGAGGGGCCCGTTCTCCGGACCCGACTCCGAACCGAACGGACTCCTCGTTCACAAGGCGGCCCGCGATCTGGGGGCTGACTCGTACCTCGTGGAGACGCTCTCGACCGACGTGGATCTCGGGACCCGGGTCCAGTGGCACTCGGTGATCACCGAACGGCTCGTCCGCGACGAACTGTTCCCTGACGGGGTGCCCGAGAACGATCACGTCCCCGAAGACACCGTCGACGAGGAGCCCAGCGAAGAGTACCCCGACGAGGAACCGGACGAGCCCGAAAATCTCGCCGATGACAGCCCGGACGAGACTGACCGGGAGTCACCGATCGCGAGGATCAACACCGTTCCCACGTGGGCCCCCGGACTGGACCTCGAACCCGGCCGGACGATCACGCTCGACGCCTCGTGTTCGTGTGCCCCGGACGGCGAACTGGTCTGCTACGAGTGGCGCATCGGTCAGGACGGGTCGTTCGACGAAACGGGCGAGACGATCGACGTGACGATCGGTGCGAACGGCGACCACCCGATCGTGCTGCGGGTCACCGACGACGCCGGGTTGACCGACACAGCAGAGATCACGCTCTCGACCGACTGA
- a CDS encoding glycosyltransferase family 2 protein, protein MPRVSVIIPTYNRASTLPRAIDSALEQTIDDLEVVVVDDGSTDETESVLAAYEDSRVRPVIHATNQGANVARNTGIEHARGEHVAFLDSDDEWHPEKLERQLAILADRSDDWVGAYCDSAFDLSGTSGTLRTAAASVLARGDEEPTREGGEELVGEILADNVQPGAGSTLLVRTSVARDAGGFDETLDRFQDPEFCLRVLEHGKLAYVDRPLVRREETGHPPAGVIRNASEQYLSAYADEVERFEAAGYEIRSTHELILAKRYLAEGRLLRGAWHLRRAAATPRHVPGLCWAAATGVRRRPTPIVATILLAGLVATVGQRTLQCRAVGTDGS, encoded by the coding sequence ATGCCTCGCGTCAGCGTCATCATCCCGACGTACAACAGAGCGTCGACGCTTCCCCGCGCGATCGACAGCGCGCTCGAACAGACGATCGACGACCTCGAGGTGGTCGTCGTCGACGACGGGTCGACCGACGAGACCGAGTCGGTGCTGGCCGCCTACGAGGACTCGCGGGTTCGGCCGGTCATCCACGCGACCAACCAGGGGGCGAACGTCGCCCGGAATACGGGCATCGAGCACGCCCGCGGGGAGCACGTCGCCTTCCTCGACTCGGACGACGAGTGGCACCCCGAGAAACTCGAGCGGCAACTCGCCATCCTCGCGGATCGATCGGACGACTGGGTCGGCGCCTACTGCGACTCGGCGTTCGACCTCTCTGGAACGAGCGGGACGCTCCGAACGGCCGCCGCGTCCGTGCTCGCCCGCGGTGACGAGGAGCCCACGAGGGAGGGCGGCGAGGAACTGGTCGGCGAGATCCTCGCGGACAACGTCCAGCCGGGTGCGGGATCGACGTTGCTGGTCCGGACGAGCGTCGCCAGGGACGCGGGCGGCTTCGACGAGACGCTCGATCGGTTCCAGGACCCGGAGTTCTGCCTGCGGGTGCTCGAACACGGCAAACTCGCCTACGTCGACAGGCCGCTGGTTCGCCGCGAGGAGACGGGCCACCCGCCGGCAGGCGTGATCCGGAACGCCAGCGAGCAGTACCTCTCGGCGTACGCGGACGAGGTCGAACGCTTCGAAGCGGCGGGGTACGAAATCCGATCGACGCACGAACTGATCCTCGCGAAACGGTACCTGGCCGAGGGCCGACTCCTGCGGGGCGCGTGGCACCTCCGGCGGGCCGCCGCGACGCCCCGACACGTCCCGGGGCTCTGCTGGGCCGCCGCAACCGGCGTTCGGCGTCGTCCGACTCCGATCGTCGCGACGATCCTGCTCGCGGGACTCGTCGCGACGGTCGGCCAGCGGACGCTCCAGTGCCGCGCGGTCGGCACAGACGGATCCTGA